A segment of the Chitinophagaceae bacterium genome:
CGATGTTTTTAGCGATGCGCACTCCTGCACTGAAACCATTCCGGTTATCTTCACTGGTACGGCGCTGATCAATATATCCATTGAGATTAGCAGGATTAGAAAAGCTTCGCATGGTATAATCAGGCGAACCATATACTTCTATATACAAATCATTACGACGTGGGCCGGTAATTGTCGGGCAGCCTGGTCGGTTATTTTGCTGGGGAACATTTCCAATCTGAAATTTTTGCAGAGAAAACCGATACACAGCAAGATCAGTAAAGTTTAAAGCATATTCTTTTGATTCATTTGACTGAATTGAATTGTCTGCTTGCAATTCATTAGCTGTGGCAGTATTTAGAATGAACTTTTCCTTTACTGTTGTTGCTGATTCTTTTTTATTTATTCCCGCATTACTTTTTTTGTTCTCTGAATTGTTGATTACTGAAGTATTTGTTTTTATAGTTCGATCAGCAGTAAAAGAGATATTATTCTTATTCCCTGTTTTTACATCAGCTGTAACAACATTGCCATTGTCAGTTTTATTTTCTTCATTTTCAACTATAGGTTTTGATTCAGTTGTTGATTCATTATTTTGCTCCGCTTGTTCTTTGTTTTCAGTAAATGCTGTTGGAGTAATGTTTTCCTTATTATTATTTGTATTTACTTGTGAAGAAGTTGCTGTTTTCTGCTCTGCATTTTTTGCGTTTGAATTCCATGTAAGAAAGCCAATACCAGTAAGAGTTACCAACGCAATACCGGTTAACAGGTAACGTCTTAAAAAGAAGAAGCCTTTTTTATCGTCCTTCTCTTTTTCACGTATGCGTTCCCATACATGCATGGGTGCACCGGAGTCGTATTGCTCCAGCTTGCTTTTTACGAAGTCATCGAATTGTTGATCTTTCATACCGCAATACTTTTTGCACTTTAATAATTTCATTCTGTAAATACCTTCTCGCTTTCACCAGTTGTGATCTTGATGTACTGTCTTTTATTTTCAGCATTACTGCAATTTCTTCATGACTGTAACCTTCAATTACATGCAGGGTAAATACCAGCTTATAACCTTCCGGTAAATTGTGAATCATCTTCAGTAACTCGGCTTCGTTGAGGTGAGTATAGGCTGAGGGTTCCAATCCGCTCACACCCGGAGCATCGGGTTGCACTTCATCAAACTTCATCCTTTTCTTCTGGCAATATTTTAAAGCCGTGTTCACAACAATCCTGCGAACCCATCCTTCAAACGAACCTTCAAACTTGAACTGAGAAATATTCCTGTACACTTTAATAAAGGCATCCTGCAGAATATCTTCTGCTTCCATCCTGTCTGTAGAATATCGCAGGCAAACAGTCAGCATCTTACCGGCGAAACGCTCAAAGAGCTGTCGCTGGCATTGCTCATCTTTTTTGATGCAGCCATGGATCAGTTGGTGGTCTGTTAATATCAGAATAGGGACGTTAATTTTTATAAATAGATACCATTCTGTAGTGTTTTCGCTGCCCGGTGAAGGAAATCTCTCTAACAAACCCGGAAAAAACCAAAAAAGGCAGCAATTAAGCTGCCCTTGTATTTTCAGATGGGAGTTTTACATTCCCATATCCATTTTTTTCTGTTTGAGACTGTTTAGCGATGGATCCATTTCAATGGCTTTATCGCATAAAGCCACGCCCTTATCCTTTTGCCCCATTTTCTGGTAACTCATGCCAATCATATAAAGCGCACGGGCATTTTTATTATCGAGCTGAAGTACCTGGTCCCAGTTGTCTATCGCATCCTGGTACTTCCCGCCTTTGTATTGCGATTCGGCCAGTGCATAACGTACTGTAATGCTGTAAGGACGTTTTTCTAAAGATTTTTCAAGCATCTCGGTAGACTTGGCAAAATTCCCAAGATTCATATAACTGTAAGCAAGGTTTTCATAATACTCTGCATTCTTTACCCAACCACGCTCAGCTGCAAGCTCAAACATGGCAATGGCATTTTTATCGTCAGGAATAGCATAGTACACCATTCCCATTTCAAATACATAACGTGCATTTTTTGGGTCAACCGCTGCTGCTTTCTGGTAGTAAGGAATTGCCTGTTTGTAACGCTCTATTTCAATGTAGCTCCGTCCGATTGTATAATACAGAATTGCATTGGTTGAATCTGTTTCGGCTGCGTATAATAAACGGTTAATGGCCTGCGGATAATTTTCAAGATAATAATTGCACATACCAACGATGTAGTGCATGGGTTTATCCTTGTGGAGTTTTTCCCATTTCTCTGTATAACTTAAAGCATCCTGGTGGCGGCCCAGATTGAAGTATAAATTGGCTAACTGCTGAAAGGTTGCTTCATTGTTTGGCTCCAGTTTGTTCCAGCGTGTATAGGCATCTACAGCCTGGCGATAGTTGCGACTTTCCATGCCATACTCACCCATTGCTTTCAATGCATCAATGTTGGTTGTATCATACTGCACAGCCTTTTCAAAAAGATTAATGGCTAATTGTATTCTGCGTTCCTGTTTGGCAATATTAGCCCGTTGTAATACAGCATTTGAACTGTCACGGTTCTGAGCAGATGCAGAAAAAAACTGAATAATGTAAGTGATAAAATAACGTACCCGTTTTTCATGGAATAAGATTTTGGATCGATGTAAAAATAGACAATATAAAAATATAAAATAACGTAGAAATACCTACTAAAACCCTGCCCTTTTTACCGGAACTAAGTATTATTTTAATAAAACAGCCCCCAAGGGAGGTAAATTCAGGTTCAATTCATACCATTTTTCATCTTTATCTGTTACCCGAACGCCTATTTCAGGATTAAACACATCACCTGTACCCCAGTATTTTTTATCATCGCTGTTGAAAATCTCTTTCCAGTTTTGCTTTCCCTGCACATGTATTTTCCAATCGGAGTGAACAACAGGTGTCATGTTCAAAACCACAAGAATATCATCCTCTGCATTTTTCCTTTCCGTTTGAATACAATGACTGATTCACTCCGGTGATTCAGATCAACACATTCAAACGCAAAATGATTGAACTGGTTTTCATATAATTCCGGTTCTGATTTCAGTAAACTGCAAAGATCCTTTACACAGTTTTTTATTGATTTATGCGATTCAAAATGCAGCAGCTCCCACTGCAATTCGCTTTTATAATTCCACTCACTGGTTGCGCCAAATTCATTACCCATAAATAAAAGCTTACCTCCTGGGTGTGCAAACATATAACTGTACATCAGCCGAAGGTTAGCAAATTTCTGCCAGTCATCGCCGGGCATTTTATACAGCATGGGACTTTTGCCATGCACCACTTCATCATGACTCAGAGGCAACATAAAGTTTTCATCATAATAGTAAGCCATGCTGAATGTAAACTGATCCTGTTGGTATTGCCTGAACAGCGGATCCTGTTTAAAATACTTCAGTGTATCATGCATCCAGCCCATCATCCACTTCATACCAAAACCCAATCCTTCAGCAAATGTAGGTTTACTTACACCCGGCCAATCAGTTGCTTCTTCAGCAATGGTTTGCGTATCGGGTAAGTCACGGAAGATAGTTTCGTTTAAATCTTTAATAAAAGCAATGGCTTCAATGTTGCCATCACCACCAAATTCATTGGGTTCCCATTGCCCTGCTGTTCTTGAATAATTTAATTTCAGCAATGATGATACCGCATCAACACGCATCCCGTCAATATGAAATTCCTTGAGCCAATACATGGCACTGCTGATGAGAAATGATTTTACTTCGCCACGTTTATAATTAAAAATATAACTGTTCCAGTCGGGGTGATATCCCTTCCGCATATCTGCATACTCGTATGTATGCGAACCATCAAACATAAACAGTCCATGTGCATCGTATGGAAAATGTGATGGAACCCAATCAAGAATCACTCCTATCCCTTCGTTGTGAAATGCTTCCACCAGTTGCATAAACTGCTGCGGAGTTCCGTAACGTGATGTTGCTGCAAAATAACCTGCTCCTGGTAACCCCAGCTTCCATCAAAGGGATGTTCCATAATGGGCATTAATTCAATATGGGTAAACCCCATCTCTTTTACGTATGGGACTAAACGTTCAC
Coding sequences within it:
- a CDS encoding tetratricopeptide repeat protein; its protein translation is MQYDTTNIDALKAMGEYGMESRNYRQAVDAYTRWNKLEPNNEATFQQLANLYFNLGRHQDALSYTEKWEKLHKDKPMHYIVGMCNYYLENYPQAINRLLYAAETDSTNAILYYTIGRSYIEIERYKQAIPYYQKAAAVDPKNARYVFEMGMVYYAIPDDKNAIAMFELAAERGWVKNAEYYENLAYSYMNLGNFAKSTEMLEKSLEKRPYSITVRYALAESQYKGGKYQDAIDNWDQVLQLDNKNARALYMIGMSYQKMGQKDKGVALCDKAIEMDPSLNSLKQKKMDMGM
- a CDS encoding sigma-70 family RNA polymerase sigma factor, with product MLTVCLRYSTDRMEAEDILQDAFIKVYRNISQFKFEGSFEGWVRRIVVNTALKYCQKKRMKFDEVQPDAPGVSGLEPSAYTHLNEAELLKMIHNLPEGYKLVFTLHVIEGYSHEEIAVMLKIKDSTSRSQLVKARRYLQNEIIKVQKVLRYERSTIR